In Kwoniella pini CBS 10737 chromosome 5, complete sequence, the following are encoded in one genomic region:
- a CDS encoding chaperone DnaK, whose product MYSIARSLRSSSTLSPLRNVARSTSPLLTSKRFNSGKVSGPVVGIDLGTTNSCVSIFEGGAPKVLENAEGARTTPSVVAFTKDGERLVGQPARRQAVVNGENTIFASKRLIGRKFKDAEVQKDIGNVPFKIVAHTNGDAWVEARGEKYSPSQIGAFVVGKMKDTAAAYLGKPVKHAVITVPAYFNDSQRQATKDAGSIAGLEVLRVINEPTAAALAYGLDKTDSAVIAVYDLGGGTFDISILEMQKGVFEVKSTNGDTHLGGEDFDIALVNHILAEFKKESGIDVSKDRMAIQRIREAAEKAKVELSSAGATDVSLPYITATADGPQHINLNLTRARFESIVKPLVDRTIDPCKKALSDAGVKASEINEVILVGGMSRMPKVVETVKGVFGREPSKGVNPDEAVAIGASIQAGVLAGNVTDILLLDVTPLSLGIETLGGVFTRLINRNTTIPTKKSQTFSTAADGQTAIQVKVYQGERELVRDNKLLGDFQLTGLPPAPKGVPQIQISFDIDADGIVNVGAIDKATNREQSMTIASSSGLADSEIEQMIADSEKYAEADKARRQIIEEANRGESFVTDTEKSMAEFESQLDKEEREKVKKLLGELREIAAKGAAGDASVKPEDIKSALDAAQQASLGLFQKVYEKRNAESRGSEGSESSSASSESESSSSSESEKKQ is encoded by the exons ATGTACTCGATCGCTCGTTCTCTCAGATCAAGCTCGACTCTTAGTCCTTTGCGAAATGTCGCT AGATCTACCTCTCCCCTCCTCACCTCCAAAAGATTCAACAGTGGAAAAGTATCTGGACCGGTAGTTGG TATCGATCTCGGTACAACCAACTCTTGTGTCTC GATATTCGAAGGTGGTGCTCCTAAAGTATTAGAAAACGCTGAAGGTGCCCGAACAACACCTTCCGTGGTCGCTTTCACCAAGG ATGGAGAACGATTGGTCGGTCAACCAGCCAGACGACAAGCTGTCGTCAACGGTGAAAACACCATTTTTGCTTCTAAACG GTTGATCGGCCGAAAATTCAAAGACGCTGAAGTACAAAAGGATATTGGAAATGTACCATTCAAGATCGTTGCACACACCAACGGAGATGCTTGGGTTGAAGCTCGAGGAGAAAAATACTCACCATCTCAAATCGGTGCTTTCGTTGTtggaaagatgaaggacACTGCTGCCGCCTACCTCGGAAAACCCGTTAAACACGCTGTCATCACTGTACCTGCTTACTTCAACGATTCGCAACGTCAAGCCACTAAAGACGCTGGTTCCATCGCTGGTCTTGAAGTTCTTCGAGTAATCAACGAACCTACTGCCGCTGCCCTCGCTTACGGTCTCGACAAGACTGATTCTGCCGTCATTGCTGTTTACGATTTGGGAGGTGGTACATTCGATATCTCCATCCTCGAAATGCAAAAGGGTGTATTTGAAGTCAAGTCGACCAATGGTGATACCCACCTTGGTGGTGAAGATTTCGACATTGCGCTTGTCAACCATATTCTCGCCGAATTCAAGAAGGAGTCCGGTATCGATGTTTCCAAGGACCGAATGGCTATCCAGAGAATTCGAGAAGCCGCGGAAAAGGCCAAAGTAGAATTGTCTAGTGCCGGAGCCACTGATGTATCCCTTCCATACATCACTGCCACCGCTGATGGACCTCAACACATAAACCTCAACCTCACCAGAGCAAGATTCGAATCTATCGTCAAGCCTCTTGTAGACCGAACCATCGACCCATGTAAGAAGGCTTTGAGCGATGCCGGTGTCAAGGCTTCTGAAATCAACGAGGTCATCTTAGTTGGTGGTATGTCTCGAATGCCCAAGGTCGTTGAGACCGTTAAGGGTGTCTTTGGTCGAGAACCCAGTAAGGGTGTCAACCCTGATGAAGCTGTCGCTATCGGTGCTTCCATCCAAGCCGGTGTCCTCGCTGGTAACGTCACCGATATCCTCCTTCTCGATGTCACTCCTCTCTCCCTCGGTATCGAAACCCTCGGTGGTGTCTTCACTCGATTGATCAACAGAAACACCACTATCCCTACCAAAAAATCGCAAACCTTCTCAACCGCCGCCGATGGTCAAACCGCTATTCAAGTCAAGGTGTACCAAGGTGAACGAGAGTTGGTCAGAGACAACAAGCTCCTTGGTGACTTCCAACTGACTGGTCTCCCACCTGCACCAAAAGGTGTccctcaaattcaaatctcCTTCGACATTGATGCCGATGGTATCGTCAACGTCGGTGCTATCGACAAGGCCACCAACAGAGAACAATCCATGACCATTGCCTCATCATCCGGTCTTGCCGATTCCGAAATCGAGCAAATGATTGCTGACTCTGAGAAATACGCTGAAGCCGATAAAGCTCGACGACAAATCATCGAAGAGGCCAACCGAGGTGAAAGTTTCGTTACCGATACCGAGAAATCCATGGCCGAATTCGAATCTCAACTTGACAAGGAAGAGAGAGAGAAGGTCAAGAAGCTCCTTGGTGAACTTCGAGAAATCGCTGCCAAGGGTGCCGCTGGTGATGCTAGTGTTAAGCCAGAGGATATTAAATCTGCCTTGGATGCTGCTCAACAAGCTTCTCTTGGATTATTCCAAAAA GTTTACGAGAAGAGGAACGCCGAATCTCGAGGTTCCGAAGGCTCTGAATCATCGtctgcttcttcagaatcagaatcatcttcatcatccgaATCGGAAAAGAAGCAATAA
- a CDS encoding pyridoxal kinase — MTALDPSRVLSIQSHVVSGYVGNRAATFPLQTLGYDVDVVNTVQFSNHTGLITNGLVAHSRILTGYVPGAEALEVVAEQIRRMKDNNPETLYVLDPVMGDMGTGLYVSQDVVPIYKEMLKLASIITPNQFEVELLSGINITSIETLHTALQQLHTANSLAHIAFSSIPLPISLVTSLDLPSPPESYLRLLPDPFPPWYDAVGVGKPEDEVLVCFASSWQDDSMRTWAFALPTIRGYFSGVGDLFSAMVLAHFKNPESQSSLPPLAHAVSKALLTVQQILLRTHIYSLIQTGTSGTATPRPLHHSPSEPQGSAIPSDVELDEINPINPKDPKRKARRMRLRELRVVQERALIADGGEGWPGKELDWPSVLRDEA, encoded by the exons ATGACAGCTCTTGACCCATCACGGGTACTGTCTATTCAATCGCACGTCGTTTCAGGCTATGTTG GTAATCGAGCCGCAACCTTTCCACTACAAACATTAGGATATGATGTGGACGTAGTAAACACTGTGCAATTCTCGAATCATACAG GACTCATAACGAATGGCTTGGTTGCGCATTCCCGTATACTGACGGGTTACGTGCCGGGCGCGGAAGCATTGGAAGTGGTAGCGGAGCAGATACGTAGGATGAAGGACAATAACCCGGAGACACTATATGTGCTAGACC CCGTAATGGGCGACATGGGCACTGGTCTATACGTGTCGCAAGACGTAGTTCCCATATATAAGGAAATGCTGAAGTTAGCTAGTATCATTACACCTAATCAATTCGAAGTAGA ATTACTCTCAGGCATCAATATAACCTCTATAGAAACGTTGCACACTGCACTTCAACAGTTGCATACTGCAAACTCTTTGGCTCACATCGCATTCTCATCCATCCCACTGCCCATATCCCTAGTCACCAGCCTTGATCTTCCGTCCCCTCCAGAATCCTATTTACGGCTGCTCCCCGACCCCTTCCCTCCGTGGTATGATGCCGTGGGTGTAGGCAAgcctgaagatgaagtcCTAGTGTGTTTCGCAAGTTCATGGCAAGACGACAGCATGAGAACATGGGCTTTCGCATTACCAACCATACGAGGATACTTCTCGGGTGTCGGTGATCTCTTCTCTGCAATGGTTTTGGCTCATTTCAAGAACCCCGAATCCCAATCCAGCCTACCACCTCTAGCGCATGCCGTCTCCAAAGCGCTCTTAACCGTACAACAAATTCTGCTCCGAACACACATCTATTCGCTCATACAGACTGGCACATCTGGTACTGCTACTCCTCGACCACTTCATCACTCACCTTCGGAGCCACAAGGCTCTGCAATCCCATCTGATGTGGAGCTGGACGAGATCAATCCTATCAATCCAAAAGACCCGAAACGCAAAGCGAGGCGAATGAGATTGAGGGAGCTCCGAGTCGTCCAGGAGCGCGCGTTGATCGCGGACGGGGGCGAAGGTTGGCCTGGTAAGGAATTAGATTGGCCGTCTGTATTACGTGACGAAGCATAG
- a CDS encoding succinate dehydrogenase, cytochrome b556 subunit, translating to MSASLVRQSLFRAVAKPSMLRASAPGLMLAQKRFASTENMTPAENIAYLNSQRQHRPNSPHATIYQPQVTSVLSIANRVTGVALSGALYAGALAYLLHPVFPIIDSAHLISLISDLPTWVKGGLKFLFAVPFTFHTFNGIRHLSWDVGKGLTIKGVYATGYAVMAATAVSSVYLAFFV from the exons ATGTCCGCCTCACTTGTACGACAAAGTCTATTCCGAGCAGTAGCGAAGC CTTCGATGCTTCGGGCCTCTGCTCCAGGTTTGATGCTTGCAcagaaaag ATTCGCTTCCACTGAAAACATGACACCAGCTGAAAACATCGCATATCTCAACTCGCAACGACAACATCGACCAAATTCTCCTCACGCAACAATCTATCAACCTCAA GTAACATCGGTCTTGTCGATCGCCAATCGAGTGACCGGTGTAGCTCTTTCCGGTGCTCTTTACGCTGGAGCTCTCGCCTACCTCTTACATCCCGTCTTTCCAATCATCGACTCTGCGCATCTCATATCCCTCATCTCCGATCTTCCAACATGGGTCAAAGGTGGTCTCAAGTTCCTCTTCGCTGTTCCATTCACTTTCCACACTTTCAACGGTATTAGGCATTTGTCATGGGATGTTGGAAAGG GTCTCACTATCAAAGGTGTCTACGCTACAGGTTACGCTGTCATGGCCGCTACTGCAGTATCCAGCGTGTACCTCGCATTCTTCGTATGA
- a CDS encoding secondary thiamine-phosphate synthase enzyme yields the protein MDMAMDTIVPESLPWEHTDEGPDDSVSHLKTSLIGNSITLPISKGKLVFGTWQGIYLAEFRHSGAGWGGRGQGRKVIATIL from the exons ATGGATATGGCGATGGACACTATAGTGCCCGAATCTTTACCTTGGGAGCACACTGATGAAGGACCCGA CGACTCCGTATCTCATTTGAAAACATCTCTTATCGGTAACTCTATCACCCTTCCAATCTCAAAAGGCAAACTTGTGTTTGGCACATGGCAAGGTATATACTTGGCGGAATTTAGACATAGCGGAGCAGGATGGGGAGGTAGAGGACAAGGTAGAAAAGTCATTGCGACCATTTTGTGA